DNA sequence from the Bradyrhizobium sp. CIAT3101 genome:
CCAAAGGCCTGCTCCAGCTCCTCCTCGATCGTGCCGCGGATCAGGTTGAAGGAGCCGAGCCGGATGCCTTTGGAATTCTCGGTCGGCGGATGCAGCGTGATCTCCTCGAACGAGATCGCCGAGCCGGGATTGCGCTCGTAAAATCCTTGCGCGCGCGTCAGCTCGAAGGCGGCGCGGGTGATCGGCAGATAGCCGGTGTTCTGGTGCCAGGCGGCCTGCACGCCGGGCTGGGACAGATAGGCGAAGAACCGCGCCACGCCCTTGTATTCCTCGCGCGGCCGGTCGCGCAGCACCCACAGCGTGGCGCCGCCGATGATGGAATTCTGCGGCGCGCCCTTCACGTCGGGCCAATACGGCATCATGCCGTAGCCGATCTCGAATTTCGAATTCGCCCTGATGTCGGCGCGCGTCGCCGAGGAGCCGATGAAGATGCCGCATTCGCCGTTCTGGAAGCGCGGCTCGGCCGATTGCCCGCGACCGCTATAGTCGAACAGCTTTGTCTTCTGCCATTCGGCGAGCTGGGCGATGTGCTTCACGACGACCGGATTGTTGATGGTCAATTCCGCATCGAGGCCGGCAAAGCCGTTCGCACGCGTGGCCAGCGGCAGATTGTGAAACGCCGACAGATTCTCGACATGGATCCAGGACGGCCAGGACGTGGTGAAGCCGCAGACGGCGCCGCGGTCGCGCAGCCGTTTTGCAGCGGCGCCGAGCTCGGGCCACGTCTTCGGCGGCGTCTCCGGATCGAGCCCGGCGTCGCGGAACATGGTCTTGTTGTAATAGAGGATCGGCGTCGACGAGTTGAACGGGAATGACAGCAGATTGCCGCTCGCATCGGTGTAATAGCCGGAGACGGCCGGAAGATAGTCGTTGAGCGAGAACGGCTCGCCCATGTCGCGCATCATGCTGTAGACCGGATAGATCGCGCCCTTGGCTGCGGTCATGGTCGCCGTGGCGACCTCGTTGACCTGCACGATCGCGGGCTGGCTGCGCGAGCGGAAGGCGAAGATCGCGGCCGTCACCGTCTCGGTGTAATTGCCCTTGTAGGTCGGCACGACGCGGTAATCGGATTGCGAGGCGTTGAAATCGGTGGCGAGCTTTTCAAGCTGCTTGCCGAGCTCGCCCGACATGGCGTGCCACCATGCGATGTCGGTGGCGGCGCGCGCCTCGCAGCTCAAGGCGAAGGCCAGAGTGGCGGCGGCGACCTGCAAAAAGCGCAATGATGAAGTCACGATGGCTCTTCCCGGATCAGGCGGCAAAAGGCGACTATACCCTGCTTAAGGCGCGGTCCCCGGCGTTTCAACCGGGAATAAAGCCGGACCGCGCCGCACAATCGCCCGAGGGCGCGGCCCGGGATGGCCTTCCCTTTACCATCTGCTAGATTGCATTGAACCTTTTGGTCCCGCCATAGACTCCATCTCTGAGGGGTTGAGTGTGCCAGTGCTAAACCGTGCCGAACTCTCTCGGGCCGGGGTGATCTTCGTCGCGCTTCTGTTGGCGATCTGCGCGACGGGGGCTGCAGCGCGTGAATTCCGCGCCGCCGACACCCAGACCGAGGATTATCCGACCGTCCAGGCGCTGCGCTACATGGGCGCGCTGATCGCCGAGCGCACCGGCGGGCGGCACGAGGTCAAGGTGTTTCACTCCCGCCAGCTCGGCGAGGAGAAGGAGACGATCGAGCAGACCCGCGCGGGCGCGATCGACCTCAACCGGACCAATGTGGCCCTGATCGGCAACTTCGTTCCGGCGATGAACGTGCTCGCCATGCCGTTCCTGTTCCGGTCCATCGAGCACATGCAGAGGGTGCTGGACGGGCCGATCGGCAACGAGATTTTGGGCAGCTTCGAGCCCTACGGCTTCGTCGGGCTCGCCTTCTACGATTCCGGCGCGCGCTCGATCTACAATGCCGTCCGCCCGGTGAAGACCATCGCCGATCTCAAGGGCCTGCGGATCCGGGTGCAGCAGTCGGAGTTGATGAGCCAGATGATCCGCTCGCTCGGCGCCGAGCCGGTCGAATTGCCCTACGGGCAGGTGCTCACGGGGCTCGCGACCCATCTGATCGACGGCGCCGAAAACAACTGGCCATCGTTCGTGACGACAGACCATTACAAATATGCCGGCTACTACACCCTGACCGAGCACACGATGAGCCCGGAGGTGCTGGTGATCTCGCTCAAGGCGTGGCGCAGCCTGTCGGCCGACGACCAGCGGATTTTCCGCGAGGCCGCGCTGCGCTCCAGCCAGTTCATGCGCGAGAAGTGGCGCGACCTCGAGGAGCAGTCGCAGCACAAGGCCGAGGCCGCCGGCATCACCGTCGTCAAGGACATCGACCGCAAGCCGTTCGAGGACGCGATGGCGCCGGTGTACGCCAAGGCCGCGAAGGATCCCGCCGCGGCCGCGCTGATCGAACGCATTCGCAAGGTGGAGTGAGCCGGATTGGCTGCACTTGGACACAGCGAGCACGTCGACAAGCCGCCCGGCCCGATCGGGCGGGTGCGCGCGCGGCTGGTCGGCCTGCTGCGGGCGGTGCCGATCCGCTGGCGCATCCTGTCGATCGCGGCGCTGAACTCCGCCGTGGTGATCGTGCTGGTGGCGATGATCTGGAACGGCGCGCAGGTCTTGGGCTCGGCCTGGGACGACGTCCGCCAGGTGCGCGAATCCGACCGGATCCTGGCGCTGCTGGAAAGCGAGACCGGGCGGCTGCAGAACCTGATCCACCGCTACATCAACCAGCCGAGCCCGGACCTGTTCGCCGAGATCCTGCTGCTGCGCGAGGCCGTGCTGGGCACGCTGACCGACCGCGCCGCCAAGGACCCGATGCTCGCAGGCTCGGTCGAGGAGCTGGAGCGCACCACCGACCGTTTCCTCAACGGCTTTGGCGAGCTGCGCAGCGTGCAGGCGACCATCGCCAGGACCTATGAGGAGCAGGTGCAGGGCCCGGCCAAGGACATGGCGGGCCTCTATTCCATCATCGAGGGCGCCACCGGCCATCGCGACGCGCTGATCTGGCCCTCGCTCGGCAAGTCGCGCGAGGCCTTCACCGCGATGCTGGTCGCGGCCAATTCCTACTATCTGTCGCTGTCGCCGGGCGCCGCCGACGATGCGCGCCGCAACACCGAGACGATCGAGAAGACCATTCCGGTGATGATCGATCTCGCCGACAACGATTTGCAGCGCATGGCGCTGCAGAAGCTCGAGGCCCGCACCATGGCGCTGCGCGAGGGTTTTGCGAAACTCAGCGAGCAACTGACCAACCGCACCGAATTGCTGCGCAACACCATCGACGCCAGCCAGGCCGAGGCGATCGGCGCCATCGACGATCTCTCGACAAAAATGCGCCGGCGCGAGCAGAAGGCGCAGGAGACGTTTGACCGCACGCTGGCCGACATTTCACGACGGGTGCTGTCGATCGCGGTGATCTTCCTCGGCATCATCCTCTCCGCCGGCGTCTTGATCGCGCTGTCGATCCGGCTGCCACTGCAGCAGATCATGACCGCGATGCGCGCGATCACGCTCGGCGATCTCGGCCGCGAGGTGCAGGGCACCAAGGCCCGCGACGAGGTCGGGGCCATGGCGCGCGCGGTGGAGGTGTTCCGCGAGAATGCGATCGCCAAGCGCGAGACCGAGGACGAGCTGCGGGCATCCAAGGAAAAGGCCGAGAGCGCGCTGCTCGAGCTCAACACCGCGCAGCAGAATCTGATCGACGCCGAGCGGCTCGCAGCGCTCGGCGGACTCGTCGCCGGCGTCGCGCATGAGGTCAACAACCCCATCGGCATCAGCCTGACCGTGGCCTCGAGTTTTGCGCGGCGCAGCGAAATTTTCGAGGCCCAGCTCAGGGGCGACGGCGGCCTGCGCCGCTCGCAGCTCGAGGAATTCGTGCAGGCCTCGCGCGACGCCTCGCAGCAGCTGGTCGCCAACCTCACCCGCGCCGGCGAGCTGATCCAGTCGTTCAAGCAGGTCGCGGTCGACCGTTCCCATGCCGAGCGCCGGCAGTTCTCATTGAGCGAAGCAACCGACCAGATCATCGCGAGCCTG
Encoded proteins:
- the ugpB gene encoding sn-glycerol-3-phosphate ABC transporter substrate-binding protein UgpB: MTSSLRFLQVAAATLAFALSCEARAATDIAWWHAMSGELGKQLEKLATDFNASQSDYRVVPTYKGNYTETVTAAIFAFRSRSQPAIVQVNEVATATMTAAKGAIYPVYSMMRDMGEPFSLNDYLPAVSGYYTDASGNLLSFPFNSSTPILYYNKTMFRDAGLDPETPPKTWPELGAAAKRLRDRGAVCGFTTSWPSWIHVENLSAFHNLPLATRANGFAGLDAELTINNPVVVKHIAQLAEWQKTKLFDYSGRGQSAEPRFQNGECGIFIGSSATRADIRANSKFEIGYGMMPYWPDVKGAPQNSIIGGATLWVLRDRPREEYKGVARFFAYLSQPGVQAAWHQNTGYLPITRAAFELTRAQGFYERNPGSAISFEEITLHPPTENSKGIRLGSFNLIRGTIEEELEQAFGGQKSAQAALDTAVERGNKLLRQFERASPDR
- a CDS encoding TRAP transporter substrate-binding protein codes for the protein MPVLNRAELSRAGVIFVALLLAICATGAAAREFRAADTQTEDYPTVQALRYMGALIAERTGGRHEVKVFHSRQLGEEKETIEQTRAGAIDLNRTNVALIGNFVPAMNVLAMPFLFRSIEHMQRVLDGPIGNEILGSFEPYGFVGLAFYDSGARSIYNAVRPVKTIADLKGLRIRVQQSELMSQMIRSLGAEPVELPYGQVLTGLATHLIDGAENNWPSFVTTDHYKYAGYYTLTEHTMSPEVLVISLKAWRSLSADDQRIFREAALRSSQFMREKWRDLEEQSQHKAEAAGITVVKDIDRKPFEDAMAPVYAKAAKDPAAAALIERIRKVE
- a CDS encoding ATP-binding protein; translated protein: MAALGHSEHVDKPPGPIGRVRARLVGLLRAVPIRWRILSIAALNSAVVIVLVAMIWNGAQVLGSAWDDVRQVRESDRILALLESETGRLQNLIHRYINQPSPDLFAEILLLREAVLGTLTDRAAKDPMLAGSVEELERTTDRFLNGFGELRSVQATIARTYEEQVQGPAKDMAGLYSIIEGATGHRDALIWPSLGKSREAFTAMLVAANSYYLSLSPGAADDARRNTETIEKTIPVMIDLADNDLQRMALQKLEARTMALREGFAKLSEQLTNRTELLRNTIDASQAEAIGAIDDLSTKMRRREQKAQETFDRTLADISRRVLSIAVIFLGIILSAGVLIALSIRLPLQQIMTAMRAITLGDLGREVQGTKARDEVGAMARAVEVFRENAIAKRETEDELRASKEKAESALLELNTAQQNLIDAERLAALGGLVAGVAHEVNNPIGISLTVASSFARRSEIFEAQLRGDGGLRRSQLEEFVQASRDASQQLVANLTRAGELIQSFKQVAVDRSHAERRQFSLSEATDQIIASLRPVLKRAPITLKVDVPEGLLLDGYPGSYGQILTNLFLNAANHAFADGRAGTITISARPRGADDIEIIFADDGAGMTPDVQRQAFDPFFTTRRNEGGTGLGLHIVYNLVTQQLGGRMMLESKLGQGTTFRIIMPRIAKGGAQSTESDGTSQWPNRTMSST